Proteins encoded together in one Armigeres subalbatus isolate Guangzhou_Male unplaced genomic scaffold, GZ_Asu_2 Contig297, whole genome shotgun sequence window:
- the LOC134203927 gene encoding ATP-binding cassette sub-family G member 4-like — translation MDSMPADEEYELVTKPQLNFVPSTLKFRNVFYTVDGKEILSDVSGKFKHGRLVALMGPSGAGKSSLLNVLAGMNLYGLSGSIVIGDEPVEENDPRSVYVEQDCPLLNYLTVRGTMTYAVDMKMPRRTNTKEKRVKIKEILQLLGLENSSSTLVKNLSGGEQKRLSVAVELITNPAVMLLDEPTSGLDSVASTQIISHLKSLAMGGRTIVCTIHQPASSLFQLFDDVYLLVKGRCLYFGTIDGMIPTLESAGFHCPEYYNPADFAIEVLTSEDHDSKEAMIVRTNTEMRELFEGGPSSPTTNRPDVAVRRYQVPFWYQFLVLLKRSAISTAKDEFFLKVRVGLYIALGLVFGVVHYDIGNDASKVIANASCFFQIFAIVYFCNAMAVINYTEEANVTIKEIANNWYSREAYFFSKLLNDLPLQIVCPLLMLPSFYYISGQPLELHRFAMLWLMVFCGGVIGQYIGVFAGICFSMKTQNFVVANACIVPIIFSGFFINSKDLVPYLKPMSDVSFFQYLFHGAMQAVYGYGRENLKCAQIYCYYKKPASILEQFDIDPYGFGRNVAILAGIISILLVAIYIAFVVRLRRFK, via the exons ATGGACAGCATGCCCGCCGATGAGGAGTACGAACTGGTGACAAAGCCGCAGCTCAATTTTGTACCATCGACATTAAAGTTCCGTAATGTTTTCTACACGGTTGACG GGAAGGAAATTCTCAGCGACGTATCGGGGAAATTCAAACATGGAAGGCTGGTGGCTTTGATGGGACCATCCGGGGCGGGGAAGTCGTCACTGTTGAATGTATTGGCTGGGATGAACCTATATGGATTGAGTGGATCGATTGTAATTGGAGACGAACCCGTTGAAGAGAATGATCCTCGAAGTGTCTACGTGGAGCAGGATTGTCCTTTACTGAACTATTTGACGGTTCGAGGAACTATGACTTACGCCGTAGACATGAAGATGCCTCGACGCACAAACACCAAAGAGAAAAGAGTCAAG ATCAAAGAAATTTTACAACTACTAGGACTGGAGAACAGTTCATCAACGCTGGTAAAGAATTTGTCCGGTGGAGAACAAAAAAGGCTATCGGTTGCCGTGGAACTAATCACAAACCCAGCTGTAATGCTATTAGATGAACCAACAAGTGGGCTCGACAGTGTGGCTTCAACGCAAATCATATCCCATTTGAAGTCCTTGGCTATGGGAGGCCGTACGATTGTTTGCACTATTCATCAACCCGCATCCAGTTTGTTTCAATTGTTCGACGATGTATATCTGCTGGTCAAAGGACGATGCTTATACTTCGGAACTATCGATGGTATGATTCCAACTCTGGAATCGGCAGGCTTCCATTGCCCAGAGTATTACAACCCAGCGGATTTTGCTATCGAAGTTCTTACATCGGAAGACCACGATTCAAAAGAAGCAATGATTGTACGCACGAATACAGAAATGAGGGAATTGTTCGAAGGGGGACCCTCGAGTCCCACTACAAATAGACCGGATGTGGCCGTTAGGCGTTACCAAGTTCCGTTTTGGTATCAGTTTTTAGTATTGCTCAAAAGATCTGCGATCTCTACAGCTAAGGATGAG TTTTTCTTGAAAGTACGAGTCGGACTGTACATAGCTCTAGGATTAGTGTTTGGCGTAGTACACTATGACATAGGAAACGACGCCAGTAAAGTAATTGCCAATGCCAGTTGCTTCTTCCAAATTTTCGCAATCGTCTACTTCTGTAATGCCATGGCTGTGATAAACT ACACCGAGGAAGCAAACGTCACCATCAAGGAAATCGCCAACAACTGGTACTCTCGTGAGGCGTACTTCTTTTCCAAACTACTGAACGATCTTCCGCTGCAAATCGTTTGCCCTCTTCTGATGctcccttccttctactacatCTCCGGCCAACCCCTAGAGCTGCACCGGTTCGCCATGCTTTGGTTGATGGTATTCTGCGGCGGAGTCATCGGGCAGTACATTGGCGTATTCGCGGGGATCTGCTTCAGCATGAAAACGCAAAATTTCGTCGTTGCCAATGCCTGCATAGTGCCGATCATATTCTCGGGATTCTTCATCAACTCCAAGGATTTGGTGCCATATCTGAAGCCGATGAGCGATGTGTCGTTCTTTCAGTATCTGTTCCACGGTGCGATGCAGGCGGTGTACGGATATGGAAGGGAGAATCTCAAGTGCGCACAAATTTATTGCTACTATAAGAAACCCGCCAGTATTTTGGAGCAGTTCGATATTGATCCTTACGGATTTGGGAGGAACGTGGCCATTCTTGCAGGAATCATAAGtattttgttggtggcaatTTATATAGCTTTTGTAGTTAGATTAAGACGGTTCAAGTAA